One Mycobacteroides salmoniphilum DNA segment encodes these proteins:
- the sigI gene encoding RNA polymerase sigma factor SigI, with product MSSSSTHDALVAAAWREHYPYLVNLAYQMLGDIGDAEDCAQEAFVRLARADETEIDEPRAWLSVVTGRLCLDQLRSARIRREQTGVASTVESGAPLHISASADPVDRVTLDDEVRGALLEVLRTLSPGERVAFVLHDVFGVPFEEIASTVGRPVGTCRQLARRARTRFQQSASRTGDVTGAEHQQLIEKFVTACAHGDLTGLMAVLDPSVWGVGTIIGDPAPPPQVNRGRTDVATNLLVYLGHGATLVGGPFGQPVLLAFTQRRLFAVVTLTVRDGLVLTIEATADPAARGL from the coding sequence ATGAGTTCCTCGTCGACGCACGACGCGCTGGTGGCCGCGGCCTGGCGTGAGCACTACCCGTACTTGGTGAATCTGGCCTATCAAATGCTCGGTGACATCGGGGATGCCGAGGACTGCGCTCAGGAGGCGTTCGTGCGGCTGGCGCGCGCCGACGAGACGGAGATCGACGAGCCGCGTGCCTGGTTATCGGTGGTGACCGGCCGGTTGTGCCTGGACCAGCTGCGTTCGGCGCGGATACGCCGTGAGCAGACGGGTGTCGCGTCGACTGTGGAATCCGGTGCACCGCTGCATATTTCCGCGAGCGCCGATCCCGTCGACAGAGTGACTCTGGATGACGAGGTGCGCGGTGCGCTGCTGGAGGTGTTGCGCACGTTGAGTCCCGGCGAGCGGGTCGCGTTCGTCTTGCATGACGTGTTCGGCGTCCCGTTCGAGGAGATCGCGTCGACGGTGGGCCGTCCGGTGGGCACGTGCCGCCAGCTCGCCCGGCGTGCGCGCACCAGATTCCAGCAGTCCGCGTCGCGCACCGGTGATGTCACCGGTGCCGAGCACCAGCAGCTGATCGAAAAGTTCGTCACCGCATGCGCCCATGGTGATCTGACCGGATTGATGGCGGTCCTGGATCCCAGCGTCTGGGGGGTCGGCACCATCATCGGAGACCCGGCGCCCCCGCCACAGGTCAATCGCGGACGCACCGATGTCGCGACCAACCTGCTCGTCTATCTCGGGCATGGCGCCACGCTCGTTGGTGGGCCGTTCGGGCAGCCGGTTCTGCTGGCTTTCACGCAGCGCAGGCTGTTCGCGGTGGTCACCCTGACGGTGCGCGACGGTTTGGTGCTCACGATTGAGGCCACGGCCGACCCCGCTGCGCGCGGTCTGTGA
- a CDS encoding NAD(P)H-binding protein gives MTILVTGATGNVGRPLVDLLISAGADVRAVTRHPEHADFSPQVKTIETARAGLRGATAVFLNSRALGEDLTDFVDQAVREGVTRLVALSAINCDDDVSRQPSRFRGDRNKEVERCAVDSGVEWVSLRPTVFASNFLGMWAGQLKAGDAVRGPYAAASAAPIADRDISEVAARALLTDDLVGHRIPLTGPQAFTNADLVAVLGDILHRPLEYQQVADDLVRQHFAGLGFPAGFADAYLAMQAATVTVPAIVTHEVDRILERPAETFASWANRFRAEFARAEFAPQKG, from the coding sequence ATGACAATTCTCGTCACCGGCGCAACAGGCAATGTGGGGCGCCCGCTTGTGGATCTGCTTATCAGCGCGGGCGCCGACGTGCGCGCGGTCACCCGCCACCCTGAACACGCGGATTTCTCACCCCAGGTGAAAACCATCGAGACGGCCCGAGCGGGCCTGCGCGGCGCCACCGCCGTCTTCCTGAATTCCCGGGCACTCGGCGAGGACCTCACCGATTTTGTGGATCAGGCTGTACGCGAAGGGGTTACCCGCCTGGTCGCACTCTCGGCGATCAACTGCGACGACGACGTGTCCCGGCAACCATCACGGTTCCGCGGTGACCGGAACAAGGAGGTGGAACGGTGCGCCGTCGATTCCGGAGTGGAGTGGGTGAGCCTGCGTCCGACGGTCTTCGCGTCCAATTTTCTCGGGATGTGGGCGGGCCAGCTCAAGGCGGGCGACGCGGTCCGCGGACCGTATGCGGCGGCCTCTGCCGCCCCGATCGCGGACCGGGACATCTCCGAGGTCGCGGCGCGCGCCCTGCTCACGGACGACCTCGTCGGGCATCGCATCCCGTTGACCGGTCCGCAGGCATTCACCAACGCCGACCTGGTCGCGGTGCTCGGGGACATTCTGCATCGGCCGCTGGAATACCAGCAGGTTGCCGACGATCTCGTCCGTCAGCACTTCGCCGGTCTGGGGTTTCCGGCGGGATTCGCCGACGCGTACCTCGCCATGCAGGCGGCCACGGTAACCGTGCCGGCGATTGTCACGCACGAGGTGGACCGGATACTCGAGCGTCCCGCGGAGACATTCGCATCCTGGGCCAACAGATTCCGGGCCGAATTCGCACGTGCCGAGTTCGCACCGCAGAAGGGGTGA
- a CDS encoding nitroreductase/quinone reductase family protein, with the protein MNKVVRAFHRLGIPTGPAMVLTVPGRKTERPRPTPITPFEMDGQLYAVGGYPGSDWPRNAAAAGSGTLTRRHRVQHVRIISVPPETARRALREFALKVPVGVRFAKSAGLVRHGTPDEFEALAGTLSVFRFDPD; encoded by the coding sequence ATGAACAAAGTGGTGCGGGCGTTTCACCGCCTCGGCATACCCACCGGTCCGGCGATGGTGCTGACCGTTCCCGGCAGGAAGACCGAACGTCCCCGCCCCACGCCAATCACACCATTCGAGATGGACGGCCAGCTCTATGCCGTAGGCGGCTATCCGGGCTCGGATTGGCCACGCAACGCCGCCGCGGCCGGTTCCGGAACTCTCACCCGACGACACCGTGTCCAGCACGTCAGGATCATCAGCGTGCCGCCCGAGACGGCGCGGCGTGCGCTGCGGGAATTCGCTCTGAAGGTTCCGGTGGGCGTGCGGTTCGCGAAAAGCGCCGGGCTGGTCCGGCATGGAACCCCAGATGAGTTCGAAGCCCTGGCCGGAACGTTGTCGGTGTTTCGGTTCGATCCCGACTAG
- a CDS encoding DUF3710 domain-containing protein → MALHRSGGLNDLDDADDASGSGETFDGPYEVEDFDSPEDAGIGRLDLGSVLIPVPEAGQIQVELTASGAPGAVFVLTPNGRYSVAAYAAPKSAGLWREIAGELAESLRKEAAEVSIADGPWGREVVGVAEGGSVRFIGVDGYRWMIRCVLQGPAETFDALAQEARDAVADTVVRRDDSPYPVRTPLPVALPEPMLEQLQAAQAQAMAQAEAEAVVQEPAPQDDPTPVARRSVSGSAMQQLRSTITGG, encoded by the coding sequence ATGGCATTGCACCGAAGTGGCGGTCTGAACGACCTGGACGATGCTGACGATGCGTCAGGGTCGGGGGAAACATTCGACGGCCCATACGAAGTCGAGGACTTCGACAGTCCGGAAGACGCCGGAATCGGGCGCCTGGACCTGGGCTCGGTCCTCATTCCGGTGCCCGAGGCCGGACAGATTCAGGTCGAGTTGACCGCCTCCGGTGCTCCCGGTGCGGTCTTCGTGCTGACACCCAACGGGCGCTACTCGGTGGCGGCCTACGCCGCGCCGAAATCCGCCGGACTGTGGCGTGAGATCGCGGGCGAGCTGGCTGAATCGCTGCGCAAGGAAGCGGCGGAGGTCTCCATCGCCGACGGACCGTGGGGCCGCGAGGTCGTCGGAGTCGCCGAGGGAGGCTCTGTGCGCTTCATCGGGGTCGACGGCTACCGATGGATGATCCGCTGCGTGCTGCAGGGGCCCGCCGAAACGTTCGACGCCCTGGCTCAGGAGGCGCGCGACGCGGTGGCCGATACCGTCGTCCGCCGCGATGACAGCCCGTACCCGGTGCGCACCCCCCTTCCGGTCGCACTGCCCGAACCGATGCTCGAGCAGCTGCAAGCGGCGCAGGCGCAGGCGATGGCCCAGGCAGAAGCCGAGGCCGTCGTCCAGGAACCTGCCCCGCAGGATGATCCGACGCCCGTGGCCCGCCGTAGCGTCTCCGGGTCAGCCATGCAGCAGTTGCGGTCCACAATCACCGGCGGCTAG
- the dut gene encoding dUTP diphosphatase, giving the protein MPTPTRLAIVRLDRELPLPSRAHADDAGVDLYSAEDVVIEPGRRALVGTGIAVAVPTGMVGLVHPRSGLAARVGLSIVNSPGTIDAGYRGEVKLSLINVDPETPIVIARGDRIAQLLVQQVELPELVEVDSFDEAGLAVTTRGVGGHGSSGGHASL; this is encoded by the coding sequence GTGCCCACACCTACGAGATTGGCGATCGTTCGCCTCGATCGAGAGCTTCCCCTGCCGTCCCGTGCGCATGCCGACGATGCGGGGGTCGATCTCTACAGTGCCGAGGACGTCGTGATCGAGCCCGGGCGCCGGGCTTTGGTGGGTACCGGTATCGCCGTGGCCGTCCCGACCGGGATGGTCGGGCTGGTGCATCCGCGCTCGGGCCTGGCTGCGCGCGTGGGTCTTTCGATCGTCAACAGCCCTGGCACGATCGATGCCGGGTATCGTGGCGAGGTGAAGCTCAGCCTCATCAACGTGGACCCGGAGACTCCGATCGTCATCGCCCGTGGCGACCGGATCGCGCAGTTGTTGGTTCAGCAGGTTGAGTTGCCAGAGCTGGTTGAAGTGGATTCTTTTGACGAGGCCGGTCTGGCCGTGACCACCCGCGGTGTGGGCGGGCACGGATCCAGCGGCGGACATGCGAGTTTGTGA
- a CDS encoding DUF3093 domain-containing protein — protein sequence MGTIAQTTLGRVTDSPNNTTDIRYVERLWVPWWWTLPGFGAATLLGLEINQSMRQLPGWVPYPILFAIVAGVLLWFSRIRVEVAAAPDGGAELRAGAAHLPVSVIAKSAAIPATAKSSALGRQLDPAAFVVHRAWIGPLVLVVLDDPEDPTPYWLVSSRHPDRVLAALRS from the coding sequence GTGGGCACGATCGCCCAGACTACCCTTGGCCGCGTGACGGACTCCCCCAACAACACGACCGATATCCGCTACGTCGAGCGGTTGTGGGTTCCGTGGTGGTGGACCCTGCCCGGCTTTGGCGCGGCAACACTGCTCGGGCTGGAAATCAATCAGAGCATGCGCCAGCTGCCCGGCTGGGTGCCGTACCCGATTCTGTTCGCGATTGTCGCGGGAGTCTTGTTGTGGTTCAGCAGGATCCGCGTGGAGGTTGCCGCAGCGCCGGACGGCGGCGCCGAGCTGCGCGCCGGGGCAGCACATCTGCCGGTCAGCGTGATCGCCAAGTCGGCGGCAATTCCCGCCACCGCGAAGAGCTCGGCACTCGGCCGTCAGCTCGACCCGGCGGCCTTCGTCGTGCATCGGGCCTGGATCGGCCCGCTGGTCCTGGTGGTCCTCGACGACCCAGAAGATCCGACGCCGTACTGGCTGGTGAGCAGCCGCCATCCCGATCGGGTGCTGGCCGCCCTACGGAGCTAG
- a CDS encoding DUF4193 domain-containing protein, with product MATDYDAPRRSDADDVSEDSLEELKARRNEAQSAVVDVDEAETAESFELPGADLSGEELSVRVIPKQADEFTCSSCFLVHHRSRLASEKNGQLICTDCAA from the coding sequence ATGGCTACCGACTACGACGCGCCGAGGCGATCAGACGCCGACGATGTGTCAGAGGACTCGTTAGAGGAGCTCAAGGCTCGTCGTAACGAAGCACAGTCGGCGGTGGTCGATGTCGATGAGGCGGAAACCGCCGAATCGTTCGAGCTACCAGGTGCCGACCTGTCCGGCGAGGAACTTTCGGTCCGGGTCATCCCGAAGCAGGCCGACGAGTTCACCTGTTCGAGTTGCTTCCTGGTGCACCACCGCAGCCGACTGGCCAGTGAGAAGAATGGCCAGTTGATCTGCACCGACTGCGCGGCCTGA
- the cei gene encoding envelope integrity protein Cei: MVADITEGTSVDKYGRPFRRRNYLPALCVGIALLVVTVFVWSSALTREAPVKEATACNPPAQQTEPGSGTLGKPVSRSALSGTTPATLNDVKARVLNANGQAGQAGDVSTALRDLGFPSPTADNDPFYPSGSRLNCVGQIRFGESGYANALTLSLVAPCVEFVEDKRSDNSVDLALGSEFTELASGNAVTSALNSLKSGNQANSDFILKARQSTC, encoded by the coding sequence GTGGTCGCAGACATCACCGAGGGCACCTCGGTAGACAAGTACGGGCGCCCGTTCCGCCGCCGGAACTATTTGCCAGCCCTTTGCGTGGGAATAGCGCTCCTGGTGGTCACGGTATTCGTCTGGTCCTCGGCGCTCACCCGGGAAGCACCGGTCAAGGAGGCGACGGCATGCAACCCTCCCGCTCAGCAGACCGAGCCCGGGTCCGGGACCCTGGGTAAGCCGGTGTCACGTTCCGCGCTGTCGGGAACCACCCCGGCGACGCTCAACGACGTCAAGGCACGCGTCCTCAACGCCAACGGCCAGGCCGGCCAGGCCGGGGATGTCTCCACCGCGCTGCGCGATCTGGGGTTCCCCTCGCCGACCGCCGATAACGACCCCTTCTACCCCAGTGGGTCCCGCCTGAACTGTGTCGGACAGATCCGATTCGGGGAATCCGGCTACGCCAACGCCCTGACGCTCTCGCTGGTGGCGCCGTGTGTCGAGTTCGTCGAGGACAAGCGATCCGACAATTCGGTGGACCTGGCGCTCGGCAGCGAGTTCACCGAACTCGCCTCTGGTAACGCGGTCACCTCGGCGCTCAACAGCCTCAAATCCGGTAACCAGGCCAACTCTGATTTCATCCTCAAGGCCCGGCAGAGCACCTGTTAG
- a CDS encoding inositol monophosphatase family protein produces the protein MRSVAVRLASEAAEFVRHRRGTVDWAASVRTKSSETDPVTLVDTECERLLRRRLSALRPEDAILGEEDGVTGGRASGSSHVRWVIDPIDGTVNFVYGIPAYAVSVAAQVDGVSVAAAVADVVADRVFSAASGLGATVREANGLQWPLACNPVREARLALVATGFAYSTVRRERQAQLVAQLLPRVRDVRRIGSAALDLCAVAEGRVDAQYEHGLGPWDWAGGALIAREAGAVLVLPDADARSADGALIAAMAPGLAEEFGQLLTDIDALAPIPG, from the coding sequence TTGCGTTCGGTAGCGGTGCGGCTGGCATCCGAGGCGGCCGAATTTGTGCGGCATCGTCGCGGAACCGTCGATTGGGCGGCCTCTGTGCGGACCAAGAGCTCCGAGACAGATCCGGTGACTCTCGTCGATACCGAATGTGAACGGCTGCTGCGCCGTCGGCTGTCGGCATTACGCCCGGAGGACGCGATCCTGGGCGAGGAGGACGGGGTGACCGGAGGGCGCGCGAGCGGCTCATCGCACGTGCGCTGGGTGATCGATCCGATCGACGGCACGGTGAACTTCGTCTACGGCATTCCCGCGTATGCCGTCTCGGTGGCCGCTCAGGTGGACGGGGTGTCGGTGGCGGCCGCGGTGGCCGATGTCGTGGCGGATCGCGTCTTCTCGGCGGCTTCAGGCCTTGGTGCGACCGTGCGCGAGGCCAACGGCCTGCAGTGGCCCTTGGCGTGTAACCCGGTTCGGGAAGCGCGGCTGGCCCTGGTGGCTACGGGCTTCGCGTACTCGACGGTGCGTCGAGAACGTCAGGCTCAACTGGTTGCGCAGCTCCTGCCCAGGGTGCGTGACGTGCGGCGGATCGGATCGGCCGCGCTGGATCTGTGTGCGGTGGCAGAAGGACGTGTTGATGCCCAGTACGAGCACGGGCTGGGGCCGTGGGACTGGGCCGGCGGTGCTCTCATCGCACGTGAAGCCGGCGCGGTGCTGGTGCTGCCGGACGCGGACGCCCGGAGCGCCGACGGCGCCCTCATCGCGGCCATGGCTCCCGGACTCGCCGAGGAGTTCGGGCAGCTCTTGACCGATATCGACGCGTTGGCGCCGATTCCCGGCTAA
- the ppgK gene encoding polyphosphate--glucose phosphotransferase, which translates to MTATESRPSAPATHAGVTAQRGFGIDVGGSGIKGAIVDLTTGEMIGERVKYPTPQPATPTAVAETIATVVRDFSWTGPVGVTYPGVIVHGEARTAANVDKSWLGVNVHDIISAELNGQTVTVLNDADAAGMAEDRYGAGKDQSGLVVLLTFGTGIGSAVLHNGVLLPNTEFGHIEVGGMEAEHRAASSVKEKNDWSYKQWAPEVTKVLEAVENALWPDLFIVGGGISRKADKWVPLLTNRTPVVAAALQNTAGIVGAAMAAHAGVSP; encoded by the coding sequence ATGACCGCCACCGAATCCAGACCGTCCGCACCCGCGACGCACGCCGGCGTGACCGCGCAGCGAGGGTTCGGCATCGACGTCGGCGGCAGCGGCATCAAGGGCGCGATCGTGGATCTGACTACCGGCGAGATGATCGGCGAACGGGTCAAATACCCCACTCCCCAGCCCGCCACGCCGACGGCCGTCGCAGAGACCATCGCCACAGTGGTCCGTGATTTCTCTTGGACAGGGCCCGTTGGCGTGACCTATCCGGGCGTGATCGTGCACGGCGAGGCGCGCACCGCCGCGAACGTCGACAAATCATGGTTGGGCGTCAACGTCCACGACATCATCAGCGCCGAATTGAACGGCCAAACCGTCACCGTGCTCAATGATGCCGATGCCGCCGGAATGGCCGAGGACCGGTACGGAGCGGGCAAGGATCAGTCCGGCCTGGTCGTCCTCTTGACGTTCGGAACCGGGATCGGATCTGCCGTCCTTCATAACGGAGTCCTGTTACCCAACACGGAGTTCGGGCATATCGAAGTCGGCGGCATGGAGGCCGAGCATCGCGCGGCGTCGTCGGTGAAGGAAAAGAACGATTGGAGCTACAAACAGTGGGCGCCCGAGGTCACCAAGGTCTTGGAGGCCGTGGAGAACGCGCTGTGGCCCGACCTGTTCATCGTGGGCGGAGGCATCAGCCGCAAGGCCGACAAGTGGGTGCCGCTGCTGACGAATCGAACCCCGGTAGTGGCCGCTGCACTGCAGAACACGGCGGGAATCGTTGGCGCGGCGATGGCCGCACACGCTGGCGTTTCACCTTAG
- a CDS encoding RNA polymerase sigma factor — protein MHAHARRRSSQERAYVAATKAAPVTQAADETPSTTTAVKAAPAKAPAKKAPAKAAVKAAPAKKAPAKKAAAKAPAKKAAPAKKAPAKKAAGKAIDPALEPQGSPEDADIEPGEDIEPDLAEDADIEADLAEVAVVEPEAEAESDEPTEKDKASGDFVWDEEESEALRQARKDAELTASADSVRAYLKQIGKVALLNAEEEVELAKRIEAGLYATQIVTELTEKGEKLPAAQRRDMSWICRDGDRAKNHLLEANLRLVVSLAKRYTGRGMAFLDLIQEGNLGLIRAVEKFDYTKGYKFSTYATWWIRQAITRAMADQARTIRIPVHMVEVINKLGRIQRELLQDLGREPTPEELAKEMDITPEKVLEIQQYAREPISLDQTIGDEGDSQLGDFIEDSEAVVAVDAVSFTLLQDQLQSVLETLSEREAGVVRLRFGLTDGQPRTLDEIGQVYGVTRERIRQIESKTMSKLRHPSRSQVLRDYLD, from the coding sequence TTGCATGCCCATGCGCGTCGAAGAAGTAGCCAGGAAAGGGCGTACGTGGCAGCCACGAAAGCAGCTCCGGTAACGCAGGCCGCCGACGAAACACCTTCGACGACGACCGCCGTCAAGGCAGCACCCGCGAAGGCACCGGCCAAGAAGGCACCCGCGAAGGCCGCCGTTAAGGCAGCACCCGCGAAGAAGGCGCCGGCCAAGAAGGCCGCGGCCAAGGCGCCCGCGAAGAAGGCGGCCCCCGCCAAGAAGGCACCGGCCAAGAAGGCCGCAGGTAAGGCAATCGATCCCGCTCTCGAACCGCAGGGCAGCCCCGAGGACGCCGATATCGAGCCCGGTGAGGATATCGAGCCCGACCTCGCCGAGGACGCCGATATCGAGGCCGACCTCGCCGAGGTTGCCGTCGTCGAGCCCGAGGCGGAAGCCGAAAGCGACGAGCCCACTGAGAAGGACAAGGCATCAGGCGATTTCGTCTGGGACGAAGAGGAATCCGAGGCGCTGCGACAGGCCCGCAAGGACGCCGAGCTCACCGCCTCCGCGGACTCGGTGCGCGCCTACCTCAAGCAGATCGGCAAAGTGGCCCTGCTCAACGCCGAAGAGGAAGTTGAGCTGGCCAAGCGGATCGAGGCCGGCCTGTACGCGACCCAGATCGTCACCGAGCTGACCGAAAAGGGCGAGAAGCTCCCCGCCGCCCAGCGCCGCGACATGTCGTGGATCTGCCGTGACGGCGATCGCGCCAAGAACCACTTGCTGGAAGCCAACCTGCGTCTGGTGGTATCGCTGGCCAAGCGCTACACGGGCCGCGGTATGGCCTTCCTGGACCTCATCCAGGAAGGCAACCTGGGTCTGATCCGCGCGGTCGAGAAGTTCGACTACACAAAGGGTTACAAGTTCTCGACGTATGCCACCTGGTGGATCCGTCAGGCCATCACCCGCGCGATGGCCGACCAGGCCCGCACCATCCGCATCCCCGTGCACATGGTCGAGGTCATCAACAAGCTCGGCCGCATTCAGCGTGAGCTGCTCCAGGACCTGGGTCGCGAACCCACGCCCGAAGAGCTGGCCAAGGAAATGGACATCACGCCGGAGAAGGTGCTGGAGATCCAGCAGTACGCGCGTGAGCCCATCTCGCTGGACCAGACCATCGGTGACGAGGGCGATTCACAGCTCGGCGACTTCATCGAGGATTCCGAGGCCGTGGTCGCCGTCGACGCGGTGTCCTTCACCCTGCTGCAGGATCAGCTGCAGTCGGTGTTGGAGACGCTCTCCGAGCGCGAGGCCGGCGTGGTGCGTCTGCGGTTCGGTCTGACCGACGGCCAGCCGCGCACGCTCGACGAGATCGGTCAGGTGTACGGGGTGACCCGTGAGCGCATCCGGCAGATTGAATCCAAGACCATGTCGAAGCTGCGCCACCCGAGCCGTTCACAGGTGCTGCGCGACTACCTCGACTAA
- a CDS encoding sulfite exporter TauE/SafE family protein gives MIKLLIFTLVGLGAQIVDGTLGMAFGVTATTLLVFTGVGAAHASAAVHFAEVATTLASGVSHWRFGNVDKRVLLRLGIPGGIGAFLGATVLSRLSTESAAPITAGILLAIGVYLIYRFSTNPPRGNYAPTTPFSARFLAPLGLFGGFIDASGGGGWGPITTSTLLTSGKAAPRTVIGSVSASEFIVAVSASIGFLFGLGSEFFNNLIVIAGLALGGVIAAPIAAWLVSRVNSVVLGTAVGGVLVLTNARALLRYFDTPDSVRTPIYLAIVIVWVALVAYTWRRATLTAAEAAGDLSEIAASAEPQRALADTPGDDIAAAPK, from the coding sequence GTGATCAAACTTCTCATCTTTACCCTTGTGGGTCTTGGCGCCCAGATCGTCGACGGGACGCTCGGTATGGCGTTCGGGGTCACGGCGACGACCCTGCTGGTGTTTACCGGTGTCGGTGCCGCCCATGCCAGCGCCGCCGTGCACTTCGCCGAGGTCGCCACGACACTGGCCTCGGGTGTCTCCCATTGGCGGTTCGGCAATGTCGACAAGCGTGTCCTGCTGCGGCTGGGCATACCCGGCGGCATCGGCGCGTTCCTTGGTGCGACCGTGTTGTCACGGTTGTCCACGGAGTCCGCCGCACCGATCACAGCGGGGATCCTGCTGGCCATCGGCGTCTACCTCATCTACCGATTCAGCACCAACCCGCCGCGCGGGAACTACGCGCCGACGACACCGTTCTCGGCGAGGTTCCTGGCCCCGCTGGGCCTGTTCGGCGGATTCATCGACGCCTCCGGTGGCGGCGGTTGGGGACCCATCACGACAAGCACCTTGCTCACCAGCGGAAAGGCCGCACCCCGCACGGTGATCGGCTCGGTCAGTGCGTCCGAGTTCATCGTCGCCGTTTCAGCGAGCATCGGCTTCCTGTTCGGGCTCGGCTCTGAGTTCTTCAACAACCTGATCGTGATCGCCGGGCTGGCCCTGGGCGGTGTGATCGCCGCGCCGATCGCGGCCTGGCTTGTCTCGCGCGTCAACTCGGTGGTGCTCGGCACCGCGGTCGGCGGCGTACTGGTGCTGACCAACGCCCGCGCGCTGCTGCGGTACTTCGACACTCCCGACTCCGTGCGTACACCCATCTACCTGGCGATTGTCATCGTCTGGGTGGCACTGGTCGCGTACACGTGGCGCAGGGCCACGCTCACCGCCGCCGAAGCCGCGGGAGACCTCAGCGAGATCGCAGCGAGCGCGGAACCCCAACGGGCGCTGGCAGACACGCCCGGCGACGATATCGCTGCCGCACCGAAGTAG
- a CDS encoding methylated-DNA--[protein]-cysteine S-methyltransferase has translation MGPAILGNVSTVGHCFFGTAIGTCAIAWSDEGIVALQLPEHDDAATLARIRRPAGSELVPPPFVAEAIEGLKRVLAGEDDDLRWVQLDLDGITDFDRDVYAVTRDIGPGTTRSYGDVAAAVGAPGAAQAVGQSLGRNPIPLLVPCHRVLAADHSLHGFSAYGGVVTKRALLRLEHTPGFDDPTLF, from the coding sequence GTGGGTCCGGCCATACTGGGCAATGTGAGCACTGTCGGCCACTGCTTCTTCGGCACCGCCATCGGCACCTGCGCCATCGCATGGAGCGACGAGGGCATTGTCGCGTTGCAGCTGCCCGAGCACGACGATGCGGCCACCTTAGCCAGGATCCGACGCCCCGCGGGAAGCGAACTGGTACCGCCTCCCTTCGTGGCCGAGGCGATCGAGGGCCTCAAGCGCGTCCTTGCCGGCGAGGATGACGATCTGCGGTGGGTTCAACTGGATTTGGACGGCATCACCGATTTCGATCGCGACGTGTACGCGGTAACCAGGGACATCGGCCCCGGCACGACGCGCAGCTACGGTGACGTGGCAGCAGCCGTGGGTGCGCCGGGCGCCGCGCAGGCCGTGGGACAGTCGTTGGGCCGCAATCCGATTCCGCTCCTCGTCCCCTGCCACCGCGTGCTGGCCGCCGATCACAGCCTGCACGGCTTCTCCGCTTACGGCGGCGTCGTCACCAAGCGCGCACTACTCAGGCTCGAACACACCCCTGGTTTCGACGACCCCACCCTGTTCTGA
- a CDS encoding DUF4126 domain-containing protein, which produces MTGLYVAALLIGIVAGLRAMTPLAVLSWAAFAKCLLVEGTWASFLASLIVAIIATVLAVGEIVNDKLPKTPSRKAPPAFAARVVLGAFYGAVFGTLAGGTSPGLIIGLLLGAVGAVIGTLGGAWARGKLAEAFGKDLPAALTEDAVTVAAAIAITVALAT; this is translated from the coding sequence ATGACCGGTTTGTATGTAGCTGCACTTCTCATCGGAATCGTCGCGGGCCTGCGCGCGATGACCCCACTTGCGGTGTTGAGCTGGGCGGCATTCGCCAAATGTCTTCTGGTGGAAGGCACCTGGGCATCATTTTTGGCCAGCCTGATCGTCGCCATCATCGCCACGGTGCTGGCCGTGGGCGAGATCGTCAACGACAAACTGCCCAAGACACCGAGTCGCAAGGCGCCGCCCGCGTTCGCGGCGCGCGTGGTGCTCGGCGCCTTCTACGGAGCGGTATTCGGCACCCTGGCGGGCGGCACCTCTCCCGGACTCATCATCGGCCTTCTGCTCGGGGCGGTCGGTGCGGTGATCGGCACACTCGGCGGGGCGTGGGCGCGCGGCAAGCTGGCCGAGGCCTTCGGTAAGGATCTGCCCGCCGCGCTGACGGAGGATGCTGTCACCGTCGCTGCAGCCATTGCCATCACCGTGGCGCTCGCCACGTGA